A genomic region of Macaca thibetana thibetana isolate TM-01 chromosome 14, ASM2454274v1, whole genome shotgun sequence contains the following coding sequences:
- the ACRV1 gene encoding acrosomal protein SP-10 isoform X1, protein MNMFLLLMSLYLLGSARGTSGHSDESSGSIDHQTSVQQLSGEFFSLENPSDAEALYETASGLNTLSEHGSSEHGSREHTVAEHTPGEHAESEHASGEPAATGHAEGEHTVGEQPSGEQSSGEHLSGEQPLGEHASGEQPSDEQLSGEHASGEQPSGEHASGEQPSGEQPSGEHASGEQSLGEHALSEKPSGEQPSGAPISSISTGTILNCYTCAYMNDQGRCLRGEGTCITQNSQQCMLKKIFEGGKLQFMVQGCENMCPSMNLFSHGTRMQIICCRNQSFCNKI, encoded by the exons ATGAACATGTTTCTCTTACTAATGAGTCTTTATCTCCTTGGATCTGCCAGAG GAACATCAGGTCATTCTGATGAGTCTTCTGGCTCCATAGATCATCAAACTTCAGTTCAGCAGCTTTCAGGTGAGTTCTTTTCACTTGAAAACCCTTCTGATGCTGAGGCTTTATATGAGACTGCTTCAGGCCTGAACACTTTAAGTGAGCATGGTTCCAGTGAGCATGGTTCAAGAGAGCACACTGTGGCTGAGCACACTCCTGGAGAACACGCCGAGAGCGAGCATGCTTCGGGTGAGCCTGCTGCGACTGGACATGCAGAAGGTGAGCACACTGTAGGTGAGCAGCCTTCAGGAGAACAGTCTTCCGGTGAACACCTCTCCGGTGAACAGCCTTTGGGTGAGCATGCATCAGGTGAACAGCCTTCAGATGAACAGCTTTCAGGTGAACATGCCTCCGGTGAACAGCCTTCTGGTGAGCACGCCTCAGGTGAACAGCCTTCGGGTGAACAGCCTTCAGGTGAGCACGCTTCAGGTGAACAGTCTTTGGGTGAGCATGCTTTGAGTGAAAAGCCTTCAGGGGAACAGCCTTCAGGTGCACCAATTTCAAGCATATCTACAG GCACAATATTAAATTGCTACACATGTGCTTATATGAATGATCAAGGAAGATGTCTTCGTGGAGAGGGAACCTGCATCACTCAGAATTCCCAGCAATGCATGTTAAAGAAGATCTTCGAAG GTGGAAAACTCCAATTCATGGTTCAAGGGTGTGAGAACATGTGCCCATCTATGAACCTCTTCTCCCATGGAACCAGGATGCAAATTATATGCTGTCGGAATCAATCTTTCTGTAATAAGATCTAG
- the ACRV1 gene encoding acrosomal protein SP-10 isoform X2, with product MNMFLLLMSLYLLGSARGTSGHSDESSGSIDHQTSVQQLSGEFFSLENPSDAEALYETASGLNTLSEHGSSEHGSREHTVAEHTPGEHAESEHASGEPAATGHAEGEHTVGEQPSGEQSSGEHLSGEQPLGEHASGEQPSDEQLSGEHASGEQPSGEHASGEQPSGEQPSGTILNCYTCAYMNDQGRCLRGEGTCITQNSQQCMLKKIFEGGKLQFMVQGCENMCPSMNLFSHGTRMQIICCRNQSFCNKI from the exons ATGAACATGTTTCTCTTACTAATGAGTCTTTATCTCCTTGGATCTGCCAGAG GAACATCAGGTCATTCTGATGAGTCTTCTGGCTCCATAGATCATCAAACTTCAGTTCAGCAGCTTTCAGGTGAGTTCTTTTCACTTGAAAACCCTTCTGATGCTGAGGCTTTATATGAGACTGCTTCAGGCCTGAACACTTTAAGTGAGCATGGTTCCAGTGAGCATGGTTCAAGAGAGCACACTGTGGCTGAGCACACTCCTGGAGAACACGCCGAGAGCGAGCATGCTTCGGGTGAGCCTGCTGCGACTGGACATGCAGAAGGTGAGCACACTGTAGGTGAGCAGCCTTCAGGAGAACAGTCTTCCGGTGAACACCTCTCCGGTGAACAGCCTTTGGGTGAGCATGCATCAGGTGAACAGCCTTCAGATGAACAGCTTTCAGGTGAACATGCCTCCGGTGAACAGCCTTCTGGTGAGCACGCCTCAGGTGAACAGCCTTCGGGTGAACAGCCTTCAG GCACAATATTAAATTGCTACACATGTGCTTATATGAATGATCAAGGAAGATGTCTTCGTGGAGAGGGAACCTGCATCACTCAGAATTCCCAGCAATGCATGTTAAAGAAGATCTTCGAAG GTGGAAAACTCCAATTCATGGTTCAAGGGTGTGAGAACATGTGCCCATCTATGAACCTCTTCTCCCATGGAACCAGGATGCAAATTATATGCTGTCGGAATCAATCTTTCTGTAATAAGATCTAG